CAATACAACTGCTGAGTCTTCTGAAAATAACCTCATGGCTAACTGGCTGGCACATATCACCGGTTTTTTAGTATATTCCCGATAACTGCTCCAGGGGTATGCTTGCAACACAAAAGGCAACACAAAAGAACCGTCCCCTTGTGTTTCTTGTGTTTAGTATTTTTCCAGCTCGACTGTGTGCAAACTAGGGAACAGGGGGAGGGATTCATTATCCCATGTCGAAATAGATTTCAATGAAAGTACACAGCCAGAGGCTGGTAAATAAAAGGGGAATCAGAAAATGACCAGAATAGCGCCCAAAGCCCCTTGTCTTTGTGGCAGCGGGAAGAAATATAAAGCTTGCTGTGGGGCCAGAGTTGATAATTTGGTGGATTTGGAGGCAAAACGCTGGCAGGTGCTGGCGGGGGAGCTGCAGCGGCGGCTGATTGACTATGCTGAAAGTCCGGTCTGGGAATCAGTCCGGCAGCAAGCCATGGTAGATTTCTTTGACGAGGAAAATCCAGAAACTGATGATTACCTCTGGGACAGCTTTATCGACTGGTTTCTCTTCGATTACCGTCCAATGGAGAAAGGCAGCCAGGGCTTAATCAGCAGTTTTCTCGCTGAAAACAAAAGCACCCTTGATCCCCGTTCGGCCAGCCTGTTAGAGGGATGGGCTGAGGCCGTTATCTCGCTTTTTGAGGTTGTTGAGCTGGATGGCGGGCGGGGGTTAACTGTCAAAGACCTGCTCAGGAGCGGGAAATACGAGGTGACCGAGCCGGGCATTTTATCCAGAGTAGAAAAGAAGTCGCTGCTGGTTACCCGCCTTCTGCCGGTAGGAAATTGTCATCGCTTTTTTATGGGAGCAACCATCCTGCCGCCTTTTTTTAAGAATCCCCTGCTGCGGATGGTGCGGAACGATTACCATGAGTTTCTTGAGCTATTGGGGCCAGGGACCAAAGGCGGTTATAACCGTTATCTGCGCGAATGGGGTTTTGAATTGGAGGCCATGGTCGATTTTCTGGCGGAGCAGTTATCAGAAACCGCTAAAGGCAAAGAAAATGTTCCTGCCTTTAATCTGCAGGGTGATGCTCAAATTCCTGAGCTGCAAGTTTTTGTGAATGAGATGATGGCCAACGAAGCCCACCGCCAGTGGATCGATCTGCCTTTGGCGGAACTGGGCGGCTTATCTCCGCGGGAGGCTATGCGCAATTCCGAAGGCAGTCAGAAAGTCGAGCGGGTCCTGCGCCGGATGACTATCCACGGTACGGGGAAAGAGGTCGAGGCCAGGTACGATGTTAAGCGCCTGAAGAAAATGTTAGGCCTGACCAGGCCGGAAGGGCTGCCTTCCTTTGCGCAATTTTCCTGGCTGGAGCCCTCTCACCGGAGAGTGGCGGAATTATTGGATGCTGAAATGGCAAGGCACCGGTTTACTCCCGAACAGATTTATTCCGGCCTTCAGATGTGGCATGACTTTGCAGAGCGGGAAAAGCCCAGGATTAACAAGCCTGGTGTGTGGGCGGCCAGTATGATCTATGCTATGGCCAGGCTGGAGTTGTTTGACTACCAGCTTACCCAGCAGTATTTAGCAGGGTATTTTCAAGTCTCTGCCGGGAGCGTTTCTCATAACTACAACCGGATTTGTGCTGCCTTAGAATTAAAGCCTTTTGACAGCAGGTATAGTTCTTTGGAAATCCCGCTCGACGGGATGAAGGATTTGCTGAGCCTCCTTTTGCAAGCCAAAAGCCCCCAATAAGAAGTTTGCGCGTTCTTGACATAATTGGAATGGAATAATAAGCTAATACAGGACATGCCCCGGGCCAAAAAGACTTTGTTTCAAGGAGGTTTTTTTTTGCATATCTTAGCCGGGATCAAAGAACAAATATCTGCTGCCTTGACCCAAGCAGCCGAAAGGGCCCGGAATGCAGGGGACCTTTATTATAAAGAGCTGCCTGATTTTGTGGTAGAAGTGCCGCGAGAAAAAACCCATGGCGATTTTGCCTCCAACCTGGCCATGCTTTTAGCTAAAGAGGCCAAACGCCCGCCACGGCAGGTTGCAGACCTGCTGGTGAATTATATTAATAAAAATAATACCTGGATTGACCGGGTTATGGTGGCTGGCCCCGGTTTTATTAATTTTACCCTTGACTACCGCTGGCTGTACCGGGTGCCGGCCCATGTGGTTACTGAAAATGCTTTTTATGGCAGATCTAATTTAGGTTTCGGCGCCAGGGTGCAGGTGGAATTTGTCAGCGCAAATCCTACCGGACTGCTGCATATGGGCAATGCCCGGGGCGCCGCTTTGGGGGACAGTATTGCCGCGTTGCTGCAGGCGGTAGGCTTTGAAGTCACCAGAGAGTTTTATATAAATGATGCCGGAAATCAGATTGTCAATTTCGGCCGGTCCTTGGAGGCAAGATACCTGCAGCTATTGGGCTGTCAGGTACCTTTTCCGGAGGAAGGTTATCACGGTGAAGATGTCGTCGATACCATGCGCCGTCTGGTGGCAGAGGCAGGAGACGCCTATGCGGCAATGGACCCGGCGGCCCGGCAGGAGGCCTTGATCAAGTATGCCTTGCGGGAAAAAATGTCGGCCATCCGGGAGACTCTAAACAGGTTTGGCGTCCGGTATGATGTGTGGTTCAGCGAACAGGAGCTGCATGAGGTGGGGGCAGTGAACGAGGTTATTGCAAAACTGCGCGGGCAGGAATATGTTTACGAGCAGGACGGAGCCCTGTGGTTTAAAGCGACTGCTTTCGGGGATGAAAAAGACGAAGTAGTTGTCCGTACCAACGGAGTGCCAACCTACTTTGCGGCAGATATAGCCTATCACCGCAATAAATTTCAGCGGGGCTTCCAGTGGATCATCGATATCTGGGGGGCAGACCATCACGGCCATGTTTCCCGGATGAAGGGTGCCATGGCTGCCTTGGGTTACAACCCGGACCAGCTGGATGTGGTCCTGATGCAGCTGGTGCGCCTGGTGCAGGGAGGCGAAGTATTGCGGATGTCTAAACGGACAGGTCAATACATTACCCTGCAGGAGCTAATCGATGAGGTGGGGGTTGATGCAGCTCGCTACTTCTTTGTGATGCGAAGCCCTGACAGCCACCTGGAATTCGATCTGGATCTGGCTAAATCCCAGACCGCAGAAAACCCTGTCTATTATGTTCAGTATGCCCATGCCCGGATTTCCAGCATTCTTCGCCAGGCAGGAGAACAAGGTTATACCATGCCAAAAGCCGGCCTGGTGGAAATGAATGTATTAACCCACCCGTCAGAGTTGGAGCTAATCAGGAAGATTGCCGACTACCCCGATGTGGTGGCGGGTGCGGCCCAAAACCTGGAGCCGCACCGGCTGACCAAGTACGCCCAGGATCTGGCTGCGCTGTTCCATGTTTTTTACACCAACTGCCGGGTCCTGGTGGATGAAGAGCCACTGCGCCAGGCCAGGCTCGTATTGATTGAAGCGACCAGGATTACCCTGCGTAACCTCCTGGGTCTGATCGGAGTATCCGCTCCCGAAAGGATGTAGCCGGGTGCTTGACAGCAATTCCCGGGGATAGATAAAATAAATAAGGTTATGCAATGGCAACAGGAGGAGCATCATGGCAAAATTTATTTTTGTAACCGGAGGAGTTACCTCTTCCCTTGGCAAGGGGATTACCGCCGCATCTTTGGGCAGGCTGTTGAAAAGCCGCGGTTTAACCGTGGCCATCCAAAAATTTGATCCATATATCAATATTGATCCCGGCACCATGAGCCCTTACCAGCATGGAGAGGTTTTTGTCACCGAAGACGGAGCCGAAGCCGATTTAGACTTGGGGCATTACGAGCGTTTTGTCGATATTAATCTGACGAAAAACTCCAATGTTACCACGGGCAAGATCTACTGGTCAGTGATCTCCAAGGAACGCCGGGGGGACTATCTGGGCGGCACAGTACAGGTTATCCCGCATATTACCAATGAAATAAAAGACCGGATTTACCAGGTGGTTAAGGAGAGCAAACCCGATGTTGTAATCACCGAAATTGGTGGTACGGTGGGGGACATTGAATCCTTGCCTTTTTTGGAGGCCATCCGCCAGTTAAAGGGCGATTTGGGCCGCGATAACGTAATGTATATCCATGTGACACTGGTTCCTTTTTTAAAGGCACCGGGCGAGGCCAAAACAAAACCCACCCAGCACAGTGTGAAAGAACTCCGGAGCATTGGTATTCAGCCGGACGTAATCGTCTGCCGGACAGAACGGCCTTTGTCCCGGGAAATGGAAGAAAAGATAGCCCTATTTTGCGATATCGACCGGGAAGCTGTAATCCAGGCCATTGATGCGGAAACAATTTACGAGGTTCCTTTAATGCTGGAAAATGAAGGCCTGGATGAGATTGTGGTGGAACGACTGAAACTGGAATGCCCCTTGCCGGATTTACATGACTGGGCTTTGCTGGTTCAGAAATGCAAAAATCCCCGTCACAGCATCTGTGTGGCATTGGTTGGCAAATATGTGGTTCTGGCTGACGCCTATCTTTCTGTGGCAGAATCTTTGCGCCATGCCGGTATTTTTCATCAGGTCCAAATCGAAATCCGCTGGATTTACTCCGCCGACCTTACACCGGATAATGTGGCCGCCAAACTGGCCGGGGTAGATGCGGTTCTGGTGCCCGGAGGTTTCGGAGATCGAGGAGTCGAGGGGAAAATCGCGGCCATCAGATATGCCAGGGAGAACGGCCTGCCTTTCCTGGGGCTGTGCCTGGGGATGCAGCTGGCAGTCGTTGAATTTGCCCGCAATATCTGTAATTTGCCCGGGGCTAACAGCACTGAATTTGACCCGGGTACACTATATCCTGTCATTGACCTTTTGCCCGAACAAAAACATGTGGATAAAAAAGGCGGCACCATGCGCCTGGGCAGCTATCCCTGCAACCTTTTGCCCGGTAGCAAGGCGATGGATGCATACGGGGAAATGCATATTCATGAAAGACACCGGCACCGGTTCGAGTTTAACAATGACTTTCGGGAGAGCATGGAGGCCGCCGGGATGGTTTTCTCCGGTGCTTCTCCTGACGGCCGCCTGGTGGAGGTTATAGAGATCAAAGACCATCCTTGGTTTGTTGCCTGCCAGTTCCATCCCGAGTTTAAGTCCAGGCCGAACCGGCCCCATCCCCTGTTCCGTGATTTTGTGGGCAAGGCCTTGTCTTTCAGGAGGCAGGAAGCAAGAAGCTAGAACAGGAGGAGACAGGAAACAGGACAGTAATGTATACCTGAAAAGATATTTAGTAAGAATAGGGAAAGAGTTTGCAAGCTGCCCTGGCCTTGGGTTGGCGTTAGGAGGCGACTGATGCGTTGGACAGCCAGGCTTCTTTCAGAAGCTGACAGAGAGCTTTTTAATACCTTTGTCAAGAAGTGCAAAAAGGGCCATATCCTGCAGTCCTGGGAGTGGGGAGAGGTAAAGGCGAAAACAGGCTGGGAACCACTGCGGCTGGTAGTGGAGGAAAAAGGTGCGGTTATCGCCGCCATTTCCATCTTAAAGCGGCGTTTGCCTGTTGTGAAAAAATCCATCTTTTACGCTCCCAGGGGTCCCGTGTTGGATATCCATCACCAGGAGTTGTTTGACTTTCTGTTGGCGGAAGTTAAAAAACTGGCCCGAGTCCATCAAGCAGTCTTTTTAAAGATCGACCCGGATGTGCCCCGAACAGACCAGAGCTTTGCCGCCTACCTGAAAAAGGCCGGATTCCGGGCAGCCGATAAAGAAGTGGGTTTTGAGGGTGTGCAGCCTCGTTTTGTCTTTCGCCTCGACATTACCCCGCCGGAAGAACAGCTGCTAGAAAACCTGCATCAGAAAACCAGGTATAATTTGCGTTTGGCAAAGCGCAAAGGAGTAACCGTTGCAGCGACTGAAAACAAGAAAGATTTAGATGTCTTTTACCGGATACTGGTAGAGACAGCAGAGAGGGATCGTTTCTTAATCCGGTCCTCCGATTATTTTTCCGTTCTTTGGGATCAACTGGTTGCCCGGGGGTATGCCAGGCTGTTTCTGGCCAAATATCAGGGGGAGATCATCGCCGGGACCCTGGCCTTTATTTTCGGCGAAAAAACCTGGTACATTTATGGCGCTTCAGCAAACCGGCATCGCAATGTGATGCCGAATTACCTGCTCCAATGGCACATGATCCGGTGGGCCAAACAGGAAGGGTGTACCCTGTACGACTTCCGCGGGGTGCCGGGAAACTTGACGGAGGATAATCCCCTGTACGGCCTTTACCGGTTTAAGAAGGGGTTTAACGGGGAATATACTGAGTTTGTCGGCGAATATGATCTGGTTTATCTCCCACTGTTTTACTGGGCCTGGCACCGCCTGGAACCCTTGTACTCCAAAGGAATTCGGCGGCTCTTGAGCTTGCGGAAGAAGCTTCGGGGCCACTAGCCAGTAGAGCCGGCTTCCAGCCGGCTAATGGGTTAGGTAGTAACCGATAGGAGGTTTTTATGGAAGACTGGTGGACAACCTTGGAAGGCGCCCGGCTGGCGGGACCCCGCTGGGTCGAAATCGATGCAGACGCTATTTATCATAATGTCGAGGCAGTGAAAAAAAGAATAGCCCCTGAAGTAAAACTGATGGCAGTTGTAAAAGCCGATGCCTACGGCTGCGGAGCGGTCGAGACTGCCCGGGTGGCAGCGGCTGCGGGGGCGGATTTTTTTGGCGTGACTACACTGGAAGAGGGAATCGAGCTGCGCAATGGCGGCATCGCTAAACCAATTTTGGTTTTTGCCCCACTGGTGGGAGGGGCCGCCCTGGCGGCCGGCAGCCGCCTGGCGGTAACCCTGGCCGGGGTGGATAAAATAGCGGAACTGGCAAACGGGGCAAAAACAGCGGGAAAAACCCTGGACGTGCATCTTGAGGTGGAAACCGGCCTTGGCCGAACTGGAATACAACCTGGGGAGGTGGTGCAGGCTGCCAGAGCTCTCAGGGAGGTGCCCTGGCTGAACCTGGAGGGCATCTTTACCCATTTTGCCACTGCCGGCAGGGACGGCAGGTTTGTTGAACAGCAATTTCAGGTTTTTTCAAAGGTGTTGAGAGATCTGCAGGCGGCCGGCATCATGGTTCCCTTGCGCCATGTCTGTAACAGCGCAGCCACCTTTTTGCACCAAGACATGCATTTGGACATGGTCCGGGTAGGTACCCTGCTTTACGGCCAGTACCCGGGAGGCAAAGTGCGGGATTGGGGCCTTG
This region of Syntrophomonadaceae bacterium genomic DNA includes:
- the alr gene encoding alanine racemase: MEDWWTTLEGARLAGPRWVEIDADAIYHNVEAVKKRIAPEVKLMAVVKADAYGCGAVETARVAAAAGADFFGVTTLEEGIELRNGGIAKPILVFAPLVGGAALAAGSRLAVTLAGVDKIAELANGAKTAGKTLDVHLEVETGLGRTGIQPGEVVQAARALREVPWLNLEGIFTHFATAGRDGRFVEQQFQVFSKVLRDLQAAGIMVPLRHVCNSAATFLHQDMHLDMVRVGTLLYGQYPGGKVRDWGLDLRDPFRVRARVLQIWNAPAGSAIGYGRDYLCPRDTRVGVIPLGIADGFGIQPVSRPKSLPDLVRIIGKAVLAYLGREQDLPLLVWYQESPLPVIGRVGMQLTMVDLSDNPEVQPGDVVDIRLRRLTTSSRLPRVYIRDNKPYQVRGLQGEVPWHRLFILRRLTNTRKITETRRFQIKNKY
- a CDS encoding peptidoglycan bridge formation glycyltransferase FemA/FemB family protein; protein product: MRWTARLLSEADRELFNTFVKKCKKGHILQSWEWGEVKAKTGWEPLRLVVEEKGAVIAAISILKRRLPVVKKSIFYAPRGPVLDIHHQELFDFLLAEVKKLARVHQAVFLKIDPDVPRTDQSFAAYLKKAGFRAADKEVGFEGVQPRFVFRLDITPPEEQLLENLHQKTRYNLRLAKRKGVTVAATENKKDLDVFYRILVETAERDRFLIRSSDYFSVLWDQLVARGYARLFLAKYQGEIIAGTLAFIFGEKTWYIYGASANRHRNVMPNYLLQWHMIRWAKQEGCTLYDFRGVPGNLTEDNPLYGLYRFKKGFNGEYTEFVGEYDLVYLPLFYWAWHRLEPLYSKGIRRLLSLRKKLRGH
- a CDS encoding CTP synthase, with translation MAKFIFVTGGVTSSLGKGITAASLGRLLKSRGLTVAIQKFDPYINIDPGTMSPYQHGEVFVTEDGAEADLDLGHYERFVDINLTKNSNVTTGKIYWSVISKERRGDYLGGTVQVIPHITNEIKDRIYQVVKESKPDVVITEIGGTVGDIESLPFLEAIRQLKGDLGRDNVMYIHVTLVPFLKAPGEAKTKPTQHSVKELRSIGIQPDVIVCRTERPLSREMEEKIALFCDIDREAVIQAIDAETIYEVPLMLENEGLDEIVVERLKLECPLPDLHDWALLVQKCKNPRHSICVALVGKYVVLADAYLSVAESLRHAGIFHQVQIEIRWIYSADLTPDNVAAKLAGVDAVLVPGGFGDRGVEGKIAAIRYARENGLPFLGLCLGMQLAVVEFARNICNLPGANSTEFDPGTLYPVIDLLPEQKHVDKKGGTMRLGSYPCNLLPGSKAMDAYGEMHIHERHRHRFEFNNDFRESMEAAGMVFSGASPDGRLVEVIEIKDHPWFVACQFHPEFKSRPNRPHPLFRDFVGKALSFRRQEARS
- a CDS encoding arginine--tRNA ligase, whose amino-acid sequence is MPRAKKTLFQGGFFLHILAGIKEQISAALTQAAERARNAGDLYYKELPDFVVEVPREKTHGDFASNLAMLLAKEAKRPPRQVADLLVNYINKNNTWIDRVMVAGPGFINFTLDYRWLYRVPAHVVTENAFYGRSNLGFGARVQVEFVSANPTGLLHMGNARGAALGDSIAALLQAVGFEVTREFYINDAGNQIVNFGRSLEARYLQLLGCQVPFPEEGYHGEDVVDTMRRLVAEAGDAYAAMDPAARQEALIKYALREKMSAIRETLNRFGVRYDVWFSEQELHEVGAVNEVIAKLRGQEYVYEQDGALWFKATAFGDEKDEVVVRTNGVPTYFAADIAYHRNKFQRGFQWIIDIWGADHHGHVSRMKGAMAALGYNPDQLDVVLMQLVRLVQGGEVLRMSKRTGQYITLQELIDEVGVDAARYFFVMRSPDSHLEFDLDLAKSQTAENPVYYVQYAHARISSILRQAGEQGYTMPKAGLVEMNVLTHPSELELIRKIADYPDVVAGAAQNLEPHRLTKYAQDLAALFHVFYTNCRVLVDEEPLRQARLVLIEATRITLRNLLGLIGVSAPERM
- a CDS encoding SEC-C domain-containing protein, coding for MTRIAPKAPCLCGSGKKYKACCGARVDNLVDLEAKRWQVLAGELQRRLIDYAESPVWESVRQQAMVDFFDEENPETDDYLWDSFIDWFLFDYRPMEKGSQGLISSFLAENKSTLDPRSASLLEGWAEAVISLFEVVELDGGRGLTVKDLLRSGKYEVTEPGILSRVEKKSLLVTRLLPVGNCHRFFMGATILPPFFKNPLLRMVRNDYHEFLELLGPGTKGGYNRYLREWGFELEAMVDFLAEQLSETAKGKENVPAFNLQGDAQIPELQVFVNEMMANEAHRQWIDLPLAELGGLSPREAMRNSEGSQKVERVLRRMTIHGTGKEVEARYDVKRLKKMLGLTRPEGLPSFAQFSWLEPSHRRVAELLDAEMARHRFTPEQIYSGLQMWHDFAEREKPRINKPGVWAASMIYAMARLELFDYQLTQQYLAGYFQVSAGSVSHNYNRICAALELKPFDSRYSSLEIPLDGMKDLLSLLLQAKSPQ